From the Sulfolobales archaeon genome, the window GCTGAGTAGTATAGTATTGCCTTCCCCCTCCTCTTCTCCTCCAACACTATCTCCTTTAGATGCTCTGTCGTAGCTATGTCAAGGCCTTTTGTGGGGTTATAGAGAAGAAGTATTCTGGGCTCTACATGGAGCTCCCTAGCTAATACAACCTTCTGCTTCGTCCCTCCAGAGAGGGTTGAGGTTCTCTGCTCCGGTCTCTCGACCTTGATCGAGTATCTTCTAACGAGGCTTCTAAATACCTCCTTAACCCTTCCAACATCTAGGAAGATCCTCTGCTTAATATATCTCCTAGATATCTGGGGAGAGATCACGATATTTCTAAAGGCCGGGTAATCAGCTACGAGCGCGAGCCCGGGATCCTCTGGGACATAGGAGATTCCGAGCCTCCTAGCTATTTTCGGTGAATATGCTTTCAACTCTATATCATCGATCCTTATGATCCCGTTGATAGGCCTTCTAATCCCAGCTATAGCCTCGAACAGCTCCTTCTGCCCATTACCCTCAACACCTGCTATACCCAGGATCTCCCCATAATATAGATCTAGATCAACGCCTCTAACAGAGACCTGGCCCAGATCTCCTCTAACCTCTAAACCCCTAACAGAGAGGGCTAGCCTTCTCTCCAAATCCTGCTGGGGTGCTTCCTTAGCCGTTGATCCCACAGCCCTATCCCCTATTATCATCTTAACAAGCTCCTCCCTCGAAAGCTCCTTCGTAACCCCTCTACCCACAACCCTCCCAGCCCTTAGAACAGTAACTCTATCTGTTATTGAGAGGATCTCCTCGATCCTATGGGATACAAATAGTATTGATATACCCTCTGAAACCATCCTCCTCAGGGATTGGAAGAGCTTCTCCGTCTCAACCTTTGTAAGATATGTTGTAGGCTCATCCATAATAAG encodes:
- a CDS encoding ABC transporter ATP-binding protein; this translates as MQEIVLRVEGITKRFGNIIANDGVSLELYRSEVHGLLGENGSGKSTLCKIIYGQLRPDAGRIYVYGREVRFRSPRDAIRLGIAMVHQELSLIPTLTVSENLVLARGKGVGAPRRKVYEEVRDIGERFGIEIPPDVPIYKLSYGERQRIEILKALSLGARILIMDEPTTYLTKVETEKLFQSLRRMVSEGISILFVSHRIEEILSITDRVTVLRAGRVVGRGVTKELSREELVKMIIGDRAVGSTAKEAPQQDLERRLALSVRGLEVRGDLGQVSVRGVDLDLYYGEILGIAGVEGNGQKELFEAIAGIRRPINGIIRIDDIELKAYSPKIARRLGISYVPEDPGLALVADYPAFRNIVISPQISRRYIKQRIFLDVGRVKEVFRSLVRRYSIKVERPEQRTSTLSGGTKQKVVLARELHVEPRILLLYNPTKGLDIATTEHLKEIVLEEKRRGKAILYYSADLNEILELSDRIAIIYGGKIVATLDRSEADLYRIAYAMTTGRDPGPRSQNMV